In Luteolibacter yonseiensis, a single window of DNA contains:
- a CDS encoding LLM class flavin-dependent oxidoreductase, whose product MIPYSVLDLAPIIEGGDAGLAFRNTLDLARHAEKWGYHRYWLAEHHNIPGVASAATSVVIGHVAGGTSKIRVGSGGIMLPNHAPLVIAEQFGTLEALYPGRIDLGLGRAPGGDQVTARALRRNLGSSGDTFPQDVLELQGYFRPTVKGQPLQAIPGAGLEVPLYLLGSSDFSARLAAELGLPFAFASHFAPDYLQTALQIYRKNYQPSERNPEPHAMVGVNVFAAETDEEARHLFTSLEQQFLNLIRGNPGAIRPPVDDMRLRWSVAEEQHVRRMTHYSLVGSAETVRGKAEDLIRETGADEIIATAQIHDHGARLRSFEIFSEVMRSLG is encoded by the coding sequence ATGATTCCTTATTCTGTGTTGGATCTCGCGCCGATCATCGAGGGCGGGGATGCGGGCCTCGCCTTCCGAAATACCCTGGACCTCGCCCGCCATGCCGAGAAATGGGGCTACCACCGGTATTGGCTGGCGGAGCACCACAACATCCCCGGTGTCGCCAGTGCGGCGACTTCCGTGGTGATCGGCCATGTGGCGGGCGGCACTTCCAAAATCCGGGTGGGGTCGGGCGGCATCATGTTGCCGAACCATGCTCCTCTCGTCATTGCGGAACAATTCGGCACGCTGGAGGCCCTCTATCCGGGGCGGATCGATCTCGGACTCGGACGCGCTCCGGGTGGTGACCAGGTGACGGCGCGCGCCTTGCGGAGAAATCTCGGCAGCAGCGGAGACACGTTTCCGCAGGATGTGCTGGAGCTCCAGGGGTATTTCCGGCCCACGGTGAAAGGCCAGCCTCTGCAGGCGATCCCGGGTGCCGGACTGGAGGTGCCTCTCTACCTGCTGGGGTCGAGCGATTTCAGCGCACGGCTGGCAGCGGAACTGGGACTGCCGTTCGCCTTCGCTTCCCACTTCGCGCCGGATTACCTGCAAACCGCGCTACAGATTTACCGGAAAAACTACCAACCGTCGGAACGGAACCCGGAACCGCACGCGATGGTCGGCGTGAATGTCTTCGCGGCGGAGACGGACGAGGAAGCCCGCCACCTGTTCACCTCGCTGGAGCAGCAGTTCCTCAACCTGATCCGGGGAAACCCCGGTGCCATCCGCCCGCCGGTCGATGACATGCGGTTGCGCTGGTCCGTGGCCGAGGAACAGCATGTGCGGCGGATGACACACTATTCGTTGGTGGGTTCCGCGGAAACGGTCCGGGGAAAAGCGGAGGACCTGATCCGTGAAACCGGCGCGGATGAAATCATCGCGACCGCGCAGATCCACGACCACGGTGCGAGGTTGAGATCATTTGAAATTTTCTCCGAAGTGATGCGGTCGCTTGGCTAG
- a CDS encoding chemotaxis protein CheB — translation MKEPVRIPVIVIGASAGAVEALSHILPALPADFPYAVLIVVHIPSDPRSHLASLFAGRCNLRVKEAEDKEPLSPGTIYFAPSDYHLLAESDYRLSLSSDEPVRYSRPSIDVLFESAADAFGDDLTGLILTGSNSDGAKGLRAICDAGGIALVQTPDTADAHEMPLAALKACPGARSLSLSEIPAALNSLHSR, via the coding sequence ATGAAAGAACCGGTTCGTATTCCCGTGATTGTGATTGGCGCATCCGCAGGTGCGGTCGAGGCCTTGTCACATATCCTTCCAGCCCTTCCCGCGGACTTTCCCTATGCCGTGCTGATCGTCGTGCACATTCCGTCGGATCCCAGGAGCCACCTCGCTTCCTTGTTCGCCGGGCGCTGCAATCTGCGGGTGAAGGAGGCGGAGGACAAGGAACCGCTTTCCCCGGGCACGATCTATTTCGCCCCGTCCGACTATCATCTGCTCGCGGAGTCGGATTACCGCCTCTCGCTTTCCAGCGACGAGCCGGTCCGCTATTCCCGCCCTTCGATCGACGTGCTTTTCGAATCCGCCGCGGATGCCTTCGGCGACGATCTCACCGGATTGATCCTGACGGGTTCCAACAGCGACGGAGCGAAGGGGTTGCGTGCCATTTGTGATGCGGGTGGAATAGCGCTGGTGCAAACCCCCGACACCGCCGACGCTCACGAAATGCCGCTCGCCGCCTTGAAAGCCTGTCCGGGGGCCAGATCCCTCTCTCTGTCGGAGATTCCTGCGGCACTGAACTCCCTCCACTCTCGTTGA
- a CDS encoding DNA-3-methyladenine glycosylase, giving the protein MFSIEWSTRSANGDVMERLTSSFFERNPVICARELIGARFHWNGCVGKIVETEAYLSVDDPACHTWFRPSARSFVESHAAGAAYVYLNYGMHWLFNVLVKGDDGSGFVLFRALEPLEGLEPMRERRPGFADHLLAAGPGKLTKAFGIDGSAHGGDFLNDRDCGIYRGERVETCCGERIGITRAVEFPWRFGDPSSASLSRKFTVPNTASPLT; this is encoded by the coding sequence ATGTTTTCCATTGAATGGTCCACCCGTTCGGCTAACGGTGATGTCATGGAGCGCCTGACGTCATCGTTTTTCGAACGGAATCCGGTGATTTGCGCGCGGGAGCTGATCGGCGCGCGTTTCCACTGGAATGGCTGTGTTGGAAAAATCGTGGAGACCGAGGCCTATCTGTCCGTTGACGATCCGGCATGCCACACCTGGTTCCGTCCGAGCGCACGGAGTTTCGTGGAAAGCCATGCGGCAGGTGCGGCGTATGTTTATTTGAATTACGGGATGCACTGGTTGTTCAACGTGCTGGTAAAGGGGGATGACGGTTCCGGATTCGTATTGTTCCGCGCGCTGGAGCCGCTGGAGGGACTGGAACCCATGCGGGAGCGGCGGCCGGGCTTCGCGGACCACCTGTTGGCCGCCGGGCCCGGGAAGCTGACCAAGGCGTTCGGGATCGATGGTTCCGCCCACGGTGGTGATTTTCTCAACGACCGCGATTGTGGCATCTATCGGGGAGAGCGGGTGGAAACCTGTTGTGGAGAGCGGATCGGCATCACCAGGGCGGTGGAGTTTCCATGGCGTTTCGGAGATCCATCGTCGGCTTCGCTGAGCCGGAAGTTCACGGTTCCGAACACGGCCTCTCCTCTCACATAG
- a CDS encoding DNA topoisomerase IB, protein MKLVYTTDQMPGYRRLRKGKGFSFRLPDGSRLLDEGERRRILSLAIPPAYDDVWICSLANGHLQATGIDARKRKQYRYHPLWHEGAADRKFEMLASFAAALPKIRASLRRELSDTELTRERVIAGIVALLDLTGYRIGNSRYVRENKTFGISSLLGRHLREEDGHLLMKFRGKAGHEHQAEISHPRLTRLIAELQELPGQHLFRYEDTDGNLHDIGTSDVNAWLKETGGGDYTAKQFRTWRASLLFARQLAVSPPPDSATARERMVREAIKTTAVNLNHTPATCRKYYIHPALITAYRSGELHTVMNSTPPRLSRINGTAKLQADERRVFKLITGAVRRPLRA, encoded by the coding sequence ATGAAGCTGGTCTACACCACCGACCAAATGCCGGGATACCGGAGGCTTCGCAAGGGAAAGGGGTTCTCATTCCGGCTGCCGGACGGAAGCCGCCTGCTTGATGAGGGCGAGAGGCGCAGGATCCTCTCGCTTGCCATCCCTCCGGCCTATGACGATGTCTGGATCTGTTCCTTGGCAAACGGCCATCTCCAGGCGACCGGCATCGATGCGAGGAAACGCAAACAATACCGTTATCATCCGCTATGGCACGAAGGTGCCGCGGATCGGAAGTTCGAAATGCTCGCCTCCTTCGCCGCGGCGCTGCCGAAAATACGGGCAAGCCTCCGCAGGGAACTGTCCGACACGGAACTCACCCGGGAACGGGTGATCGCGGGCATTGTCGCCTTGTTGGATCTGACCGGCTACCGCATCGGCAATTCGCGCTATGTCAGGGAAAACAAGACCTTCGGGATTTCGTCGCTGCTGGGACGGCACCTGAGGGAGGAGGACGGACACCTGCTTATGAAATTCCGCGGCAAGGCCGGGCACGAGCACCAGGCCGAGATTTCCCACCCGCGTCTGACGAGGCTGATCGCGGAACTCCAGGAGCTTCCCGGACAGCACCTTTTCCGCTACGAGGATACGGATGGAAATTTGCACGACATCGGGACCTCCGATGTGAATGCGTGGCTCAAGGAAACGGGCGGGGGCGACTATACCGCCAAGCAGTTCAGGACGTGGCGTGCCAGCCTCTTGTTCGCAAGACAACTGGCGGTATCTCCCCCACCCGATTCAGCCACCGCGCGCGAACGGATGGTGCGCGAGGCCATCAAGACCACCGCGGTCAATCTGAACCACACTCCGGCCACCTGTCGCAAATATTACATCCACCCTGCCCTGATCACCGCCTACCGGAGCGGCGAACTCCACACGGTGATGAACTCGACCCCTCCCCGCCTGAGCCGGATCAATGGCACGGCGAAACTGCAAGCCGATGAAAGACGGGTTTTCAAATTGATCACGGGCGCCGTCCGCCGTCCGCTCCGGGCTTGA
- a CDS encoding type 1 glutamine amidotransferase domain-containing protein, translating to MKTDFNLLKATYDLSGKRVAVLATDGFEQSELDVPVEALQTCGAQVDIVAPKAGTIRGWSGKDWGQSRKVDKALAEVNADYYDSLVLPGGVLNSDKLRTIPDAVEFVREFFEQQKPVAAICHAGQLLIEADLVDGRTLTSYSSIRLDLENAGATWEDLSVVVDNGLTTSRSPDDLPDFCNKMCEEILEGAHRGQHA from the coding sequence ATGAAAACCGACTTCAATCTACTCAAGGCGACTTATGATCTCTCTGGAAAACGCGTCGCCGTCCTGGCGACCGATGGCTTCGAACAATCCGAACTGGATGTGCCCGTGGAAGCGCTGCAGACCTGCGGTGCCCAGGTCGACATCGTCGCGCCCAAGGCTGGCACCATCCGCGGCTGGAGCGGCAAGGACTGGGGACAATCGCGGAAGGTGGACAAGGCCCTGGCCGAGGTCAACGCGGACTACTACGACTCTCTGGTTTTGCCCGGTGGAGTCCTCAATTCCGACAAGCTCAGGACCATTCCCGATGCCGTGGAGTTCGTGCGTGAGTTCTTCGAACAGCAGAAACCCGTGGCGGCCATCTGTCATGCCGGTCAATTGCTGATCGAGGCGGACCTGGTGGACGGCAGGACGCTGACCTCCTATTCATCCATCCGGCTGGATCTGGAAAATGCCGGAGCCACTTGGGAAGACCTGAGTGTCGTGGTGGACAATGGACTGACGACGTCACGCTCGCCCGACGACCTTCCGGATTTCTGCAACAAGATGTGTGAGGAAATCCTGGAAGGCGCGCATCGCGGCCAGCATGCCTGA
- a CDS encoding response regulator — translation MPTNYRPSPPRASAAATNLPLYIGFTAGVIFFVISGYSSYQNTLSLQRGTQQVERCHAVIGALKNVLSSVKDAETGQRGFLITGEESYLQPYQLARTGINAEVAKLREFTRNSVIQSDLMPQVEAQIESKLVEMEETISLRRERGFEPAREVVITDRGKQTMDGLRSNLGAMEREEKRMMDLRTAEMNASHRAALASGMITAGLGIALSFAVTWLIRRAHLLRMRQEWSQNGRLELNSVVSGEKTLGPLAESILGFLTRYVDAHAGAIFILRKDHFQRVALVGSPLSSDIPEKFKAGEGLLGLAVVEKTARRIDDVPEGYLMVGSGLGQGRPRHLLIVPASTDGSVNAVLELGFLHPVTGAKQEFLQQISELVGVAVKSALYREHLQELLTETQQQAEELQAQSEELRVSNEELEEQGRALGESQSRLELQQAELEQINTQLEEQTQILERQKSDLQLAKVDLENQAREVEQASRYKSDFLANMSHELRTPLNSTLILAKLLAKNPKGNLTEEQVKYALTIESAGEDLLTLINDVLDLSKIEAGHMEMNVEPVKVQRLLGSLRDTFAPMASQKSLELLIDMDASAPEVIETDPLRLVQVLKNLLSNALKFTEQGTIKLRVAAAENNSIAFSVSDTGIGIAPDKQRAIFDPFLQADGTTARKYGGTGLGLSISRNLARLLGGEILLSSELGEGSTFSVVIPVIHDGPVEIGEPIVFAEETRRAPSAPPTAVPVWAKVHDDRESLTSAGRVILVVEDDEPFAGVVYDLAHDMRFECLIATTAEEALVLAKQFLPSAIVLDVGLPDNSGLVVLERLKSDSRTRHIPVHVVSAGDYTKTAMALGAVGYMLKPVKRDELAEAFRNLETRFTQKMRRVLVVEDDPVQVEAMCDLLGSGDVEAVCAQTAAECLEKLSAETFDCMVLDLSLPDSSGFALLEKLSLDDNYSFPPVIVYTGRQLTHEEEQKLRRYSKSIIIKGAKSPERLLDEVTLFLHQVVSDLPEEKQRMIESSNNRDSALEGRSILVAEDDVRNIFALTSLLEGRGVKLLIARNGREAVTILEKSLTDPALQADLVLMDIMMPEMDGLTAMREIRKRSEWSKLPIIALTAKAMKSDQEQCLQAGANDYLSKPLDVEKLLSLIRVWMPR, via the coding sequence ATGCCTACGAATTATCGTCCGTCTCCGCCCCGGGCTTCAGCTGCGGCTACCAATCTTCCCCTCTACATCGGTTTCACGGCGGGTGTGATCTTCTTCGTCATCAGTGGTTACAGTTCCTATCAGAACACTCTTTCGTTGCAGAGAGGGACGCAGCAGGTGGAACGCTGCCATGCCGTTATCGGCGCGTTGAAGAACGTCCTCTCCTCCGTGAAGGATGCGGAGACCGGACAGCGGGGATTCCTCATCACAGGCGAGGAAAGCTATCTCCAACCCTACCAACTGGCACGGACGGGCATCAATGCGGAGGTCGCCAAACTGCGTGAATTCACCCGGAACAGCGTCATCCAGTCGGATCTGATGCCGCAGGTCGAGGCGCAGATCGAGTCGAAGTTGGTGGAAATGGAGGAAACGATCTCCCTCCGGCGCGAGCGCGGTTTCGAGCCCGCCCGCGAGGTGGTCATCACCGATCGTGGCAAGCAGACCATGGACGGACTCCGGTCGAATCTCGGAGCCATGGAACGCGAGGAGAAGCGCATGATGGATCTCCGGACTGCGGAGATGAACGCTTCCCACCGCGCCGCACTGGCCAGCGGCATGATCACCGCCGGGCTGGGCATCGCACTTTCGTTCGCGGTCACCTGGCTGATCCGTCGGGCCCACCTGCTCCGCATGCGGCAGGAGTGGTCCCAGAACGGCAGGCTTGAACTGAACTCGGTGGTGTCCGGCGAAAAGACGCTCGGCCCGCTGGCGGAAAGCATCCTGGGCTTTCTCACGCGCTATGTGGATGCCCACGCGGGAGCGATCTTCATCCTGAGGAAGGACCATTTCCAGCGGGTCGCGCTTGTTGGTTCCCCGCTTTCCAGCGACATTCCGGAAAAATTCAAGGCGGGCGAAGGACTGCTCGGTCTGGCGGTGGTGGAAAAAACCGCACGCCGGATCGACGATGTGCCCGAGGGATACCTGATGGTGGGGTCCGGCCTCGGACAAGGACGGCCGCGGCACCTGTTGATCGTTCCCGCATCGACGGATGGCTCGGTCAACGCGGTGCTGGAACTCGGTTTCCTGCATCCCGTCACCGGTGCGAAACAGGAGTTTCTCCAACAGATTTCCGAACTGGTGGGAGTCGCCGTGAAGTCCGCGCTGTATCGCGAGCACCTTCAGGAACTGCTCACGGAAACGCAGCAACAGGCCGAGGAGTTGCAGGCGCAGAGTGAGGAACTGCGCGTCTCCAACGAAGAGCTGGAGGAGCAGGGGCGCGCGCTCGGCGAATCCCAATCCCGCTTGGAACTGCAGCAGGCGGAACTGGAACAAATCAACACACAGCTTGAGGAACAGACGCAGATTCTCGAACGCCAGAAGAGCGATCTGCAGCTCGCCAAGGTGGATCTGGAAAACCAGGCCCGCGAGGTGGAGCAGGCGAGCCGTTACAAGTCGGACTTCCTTGCGAACATGTCGCACGAACTCAGGACCCCGTTGAATTCCACCCTGATTCTGGCCAAGTTGCTGGCGAAGAATCCCAAGGGAAACCTGACCGAAGAGCAGGTGAAATACGCTCTCACCATCGAGTCCGCCGGAGAGGACCTGCTGACCCTGATCAACGATGTGCTCGACCTTTCCAAGATCGAGGCGGGGCACATGGAAATGAACGTCGAACCGGTCAAGGTCCAACGCCTGCTGGGAAGCCTGCGGGATACCTTCGCGCCGATGGCTTCGCAAAAGTCGCTGGAACTGCTCATCGATATGGACGCTTCCGCGCCGGAAGTCATCGAAACGGATCCCCTGCGCCTCGTGCAGGTTTTGAAGAACCTGTTGTCGAACGCCCTTAAATTCACCGAACAGGGAACGATCAAACTGCGTGTGGCGGCAGCGGAAAACAACAGCATCGCGTTCTCGGTTTCGGATACCGGCATCGGCATCGCCCCCGACAAGCAGAGGGCGATCTTCGATCCATTCCTACAGGCGGACGGGACCACCGCCCGGAAGTATGGCGGGACCGGTCTGGGCCTTTCCATTTCCCGCAATCTCGCCCGGTTGCTGGGCGGGGAGATCCTCCTGAGCAGCGAACTGGGTGAGGGTAGTACTTTCAGCGTGGTCATCCCGGTCATCCATGACGGTCCGGTGGAGATCGGCGAGCCAATCGTCTTTGCCGAGGAAACCCGGCGGGCGCCGTCAGCCCCGCCCACAGCCGTCCCCGTCTGGGCGAAGGTTCATGATGATCGCGAATCACTCACTTCCGCCGGACGTGTCATTCTTGTAGTGGAGGACGACGAGCCATTCGCGGGGGTGGTCTATGATCTCGCGCACGACATGCGTTTCGAGTGTCTCATCGCCACCACGGCGGAGGAGGCGCTGGTTCTCGCGAAGCAGTTTCTCCCCAGTGCCATCGTGCTGGATGTGGGGCTTCCGGACAACTCGGGGTTGGTTGTTCTGGAACGGTTGAAGTCGGATTCGCGGACCCGCCATATTCCGGTTCATGTGGTCTCGGCCGGAGACTACACCAAGACCGCGATGGCCCTCGGCGCGGTGGGCTACATGCTCAAGCCGGTGAAGCGAGACGAACTTGCGGAGGCGTTCCGCAATCTTGAGACCCGCTTCACCCAGAAAATGCGGCGGGTGCTCGTCGTGGAGGACGATCCCGTCCAGGTGGAGGCCATGTGCGACCTGCTTGGCTCCGGAGATGTCGAGGCCGTCTGCGCGCAGACCGCCGCCGAGTGTCTGGAGAAGCTGAGCGCGGAGACGTTCGACTGCATGGTGCTCGATCTCAGCCTGCCGGACTCCTCCGGCTTCGCCCTGTTGGAGAAACTCAGCCTGGATGACAACTACTCTTTCCCTCCCGTCATCGTCTATACGGGAAGGCAGCTGACCCACGAGGAAGAGCAGAAGCTGCGGCGTTATTCGAAATCCATCATCATCAAGGGGGCCAAGTCTCCGGAGCGCCTTCTGGACGAAGTGACATTGTTCCTTCACCAGGTGGTCTCGGACCTGCCGGAGGAAAAACAGCGGATGATCGAGAGCTCCAACAACCGGGATTCCGCGCTCGAAGGACGCAGCATCCTCGTGGCGGAGGATGATGTGAGGAACATCTTCGCGCTGACCAGCCTGCTCGAAGGGCGGGGAGTGAAGCTCCTCATCGCCAGGAACGGGCGTGAGGCGGTCACGATCCTGGAAAAGTCCCTCACCGATCCGGCACTGCAGGCGGACCTCGTGCTGATGGACATCATGATGCCGGAGATGGACGGTCTCACCGCGATGCGGGAGATCCGCAAGCGTTCCGAGTGGAGCAAGCTGCCCATCATCGCGCTCACCGCGAAAGCGATGAAAAGCGACCAGGAGCAATGCCTCCAGGCGGGGGCCAACGATTATCTGTCGAAGCCGCTTGATGTTGAGAAACTCCTTTCACTCATCCGTGTGTGGATGCCGCGATGA
- a CDS encoding ATP-binding response regulator, with protein MTTPKPIKFLLVDDLEENLVALEALLKRDGLELLKARSGQEALEALLVHEIALAFVDIQMPVMSGFELAEIMRSTERTRGTPIIFLTAGNVDQERRIRGYETGAIDFLPKPIDPTILLNKASVFFELAVQRQSLEQRERQLRDSNEKLAWSNAELANADKKKDEFLAMLAHELRNPLAPLLTGIEILLASPGEASTLEEIAGMMKRQVGQMAHLIDDLLDVSRINHGKIELQKDAVAMSVVVKQAVESVQPFIAAFQHELVVENSDPALTLSADYHRLTQVISNLLSNAAKYTPPGGRIILSVNQPGSDHVRISVRDNGKGIKPEHQTRIFELFDQGASGPKDGLGIGLTLVRSLVEMHGGTITVSSEGEGFGSEFVVEVPGVLTRSPVDEKPEPVLPASAGKIRVLVADDGKSTADILGMFFRMEGMECEVAYDGAEALAVAGRFSPELVCLDLGMPVLDGYQAASRMREICPHAYIVALSGWGSDEDRRRTTDAGFDEHLVKPVNPEELRQILKRVRAVRESG; from the coding sequence ATGACCACCCCCAAACCAATCAAGTTCCTCCTTGTCGATGACCTCGAAGAGAATCTCGTCGCGCTGGAGGCATTGTTGAAGAGGGACGGCCTCGAGCTGCTGAAGGCCAGGTCCGGACAGGAGGCTCTGGAGGCGTTGTTGGTCCATGAGATCGCCCTGGCGTTCGTGGACATCCAGATGCCCGTCATGAGCGGCTTCGAGCTGGCGGAGATCATGCGGAGCACCGAGCGAACCCGTGGCACGCCCATCATCTTCCTGACCGCCGGGAATGTGGATCAGGAGCGCCGAATCCGCGGTTATGAAACGGGTGCCATCGATTTCCTGCCCAAGCCGATCGATCCGACGATCCTGCTGAACAAGGCATCCGTCTTTTTCGAACTCGCGGTGCAGCGGCAGTCGCTTGAACAACGCGAGCGCCAGCTCCGCGACTCGAACGAGAAACTCGCCTGGAGCAATGCGGAACTGGCGAACGCGGACAAGAAGAAGGACGAGTTCCTCGCGATGCTGGCGCACGAGCTCCGCAACCCGCTGGCTCCTCTGCTGACCGGAATCGAGATCCTGCTGGCTTCTCCCGGTGAGGCTTCCACCCTGGAGGAGATCGCCGGCATGATGAAACGCCAGGTCGGCCAGATGGCACATCTCATCGACGATCTGCTGGATGTCTCGCGCATCAACCACGGAAAGATCGAATTGCAGAAGGACGCCGTTGCCATGTCGGTGGTGGTCAAGCAGGCGGTGGAGTCCGTGCAGCCCTTCATCGCCGCGTTCCAACACGAACTGGTGGTCGAGAATTCCGATCCCGCGCTGACCCTCAGCGCCGACTATCACCGCCTCACACAGGTGATTTCGAACCTGTTGTCCAACGCGGCGAAATACACGCCGCCCGGAGGCAGGATCATCCTTTCCGTCAATCAGCCCGGTTCCGATCATGTCCGCATTTCCGTCAGGGACAATGGCAAGGGAATCAAGCCCGAGCATCAAACCCGGATTTTCGAGTTGTTCGACCAAGGCGCGTCGGGACCGAAGGACGGGTTGGGGATCGGACTGACCTTGGTAAGGTCGCTGGTGGAGATGCACGGCGGAACCATCACCGTGAGCAGCGAGGGCGAGGGATTCGGCAGCGAGTTCGTGGTGGAGGTCCCCGGAGTTCTGACGCGGTCGCCCGTGGATGAAAAACCGGAGCCGGTCCTTCCCGCTTCTGCCGGAAAGATCCGGGTGCTGGTGGCGGATGACGGGAAGAGCACCGCCGATATCCTTGGGATGTTTTTCCGGATGGAGGGGATGGAATGCGAGGTGGCCTATGACGGAGCGGAGGCATTGGCCGTTGCCGGACGCTTCAGCCCGGAGCTCGTTTGCCTGGATCTGGGCATGCCTGTTCTGGACGGTTATCAGGCCGCGAGCCGGATGCGGGAAATCTGCCCGCACGCCTATATCGTCGCCCTCAGTGGCTGGGGCAGCGATGAGGACCGCCGGAGGACCACCGATGCCGGTTTCGACGAGCACCTGGTGAAACCCGTCAACCCCGAGGAACTCCGTCAGATCCTCAAGAGGGTGCGCGCGGTCCGTGAGAGCGGGTGA
- a CDS encoding CheR family methyltransferase, which yields MKSHAAETEEIELHLLLEAIYRKYHYDFRGYSPASLKRRFVQARTHFGCESFSQLQHKALHEPKIIDRLLPYLTVQVSEMFRDPSYFRALREKVIPHLRTYPSLKVWIAGCSAGEELYSMAILFREEGLESRTIFYATDINGDALEKARAGVFGLDRIALFTENHRRSGGKSSLSDYYTTGYGRAKFDPSLTQQTVFSDHSLVSDAVFAETHLVSCRNVLIYFNRELQDRAVGLFRESLVRKGFLGLGSKENLRFSSHSESFNEFDRDERIYQKQAEG from the coding sequence ATGAAGAGCCATGCCGCAGAAACGGAGGAAATCGAGCTGCATCTGCTGCTCGAGGCGATCTATCGTAAGTATCACTATGACTTCCGCGGCTACTCGCCCGCGTCCTTGAAACGCAGGTTTGTCCAGGCCAGGACACACTTCGGGTGCGAGAGTTTCTCGCAACTCCAGCACAAGGCGCTGCATGAACCGAAGATCATCGACCGCCTGCTGCCCTACCTCACCGTCCAGGTCAGCGAGATGTTCCGCGATCCGTCCTATTTCCGGGCTCTTCGCGAGAAAGTCATCCCGCATTTGAGAACCTATCCTTCGCTGAAGGTGTGGATCGCGGGATGCAGCGCGGGTGAGGAACTCTACTCGATGGCCATCCTTTTCCGCGAGGAAGGCTTGGAAAGCCGCACCATCTTCTACGCCACCGACATCAACGGGGATGCGCTGGAAAAGGCGAGGGCGGGGGTGTTCGGTTTGGACCGGATCGCCCTTTTCACCGAAAATCACCGGCGTTCCGGCGGGAAAAGCTCGCTTTCGGATTACTACACCACCGGGTATGGCCGTGCGAAGTTCGATCCCTCGCTCACCCAGCAGACGGTATTCTCCGACCACAGCCTCGTCTCGGACGCGGTGTTCGCGGAAACGCACCTGGTTTCGTGCAGGAACGTCCTCATCTATTTCAACCGTGAGCTTCAGGACCGTGCCGTGGGGCTTTTCCGCGAGTCATTGGTCCGTAAAGGCTTTCTGGGGCTGGGATCCAAGGAAAACCTGCGTTTCTCAAGCCATTCGGAGTCGTTCAACGAGTTCGACAGGGACGAGCGCATCTATCAGAAACAAGCGGAAGGATGA